TTACACTCAATAACACACtcaattagtttttttgttttatgttctaGAAATGATTTTgtgtttagaaaacaaaacataatttttaataaattgcATTAACATTATTTTGATGGGTGtaattttgttatatttattattttgttaataatacattttcgcATTTATTAttctttcaaaataattttccaaACTGAACCAAAAAACATTGCTCAGCAGTAGTGCAAATTTAGGTCTTTGCCATTTAAGAATCCACTAGCAAATGACTGTGGAAAAGTTTTGGTCAGTACATTCAGTTCTTGTGCAATAGTCTTAGGCAACCTGAGAAAATTATTTGTAAGCTATATATCTGGGCATGAAGTGTTTGTCCTAGGCAAGCACTATAACATTAGAAAAAGTGCAAAttaacaataatacattttgaagaaaCTGGGAAAGTTGAAGACAAAACCCAGTGGAAGCCCGAAAAAGAATGTGTGCTCCTGATGAACAGCATTTAAGTCACTTACTTTTAGGACACCTGgtaaaaaacattgttgttttcccaatccaatttttttttagatcttaGAAGATATTAATTTCCTTTATGACAACACAATGCATTCttgttactttttattgtactaatgtttatttgtataaacaagTCTTTTGCTCAGTACAGTGCATATACAATGCTGACAGTATTCTAACTAAGGAAGCAGACAATGTTAAGACACATGGGCACCAATCCCTCACATGGGCACCAATCCCTCACATGGTCAAAATCTATTCTGGAAGAATGTATGCTGGTGTGGAGGAGTGTGTTTTAGTGAAAATCTTCATTCAAGTGTCATACAGACTGAACAATTCTGGCCCCTCTATTTTATTTGCAAAGGTTCAGGGTATCAATGGCAGCCCTTCTCATTCTGCAAGGGagttgcagaaaagcatcatgTTCATCGAGCCGTGAGTCCCAAACATCATTCTTAAAAATGCTTCTATGAATATCAGAATATGTTTGCTTTTCAGAGGTATGCTTCATTTGGCCATTACAGAAACCTGTAAAGCAATTATAAGGAAGAAAtcaaaaatacttttgttaaaGGCCCAGCAACCATCGGGGTGCATTTCAGCATTTGCAATTTGAaattagtttgtttttaaatcctGGAGGAGTCACTAGgaagatttttattttcttttttaaacttaAGACTTCCATTTGACTTTCTGACCATCTGTGTGATTCCCGACTTACTGCAGGTGTGGGCAATGGCAGGACAAAGCTTTTCCTCCCTTTTAAAAACTTTTCATCAGCAGAGGTGCGGAAGAGGCGGAGGGTATGGCCCCTGAGGAATCTCGCAGTGTGTATTCACTAACCTCTTTTattctgtcacatgtgctcatgTCATTTGTATGCTGGGCTCCCACTCAGTAAAAGGAAGAACCGCTGGTACCTCAGGGCAGGCTCAGTTTTGGTTGATGTCAAGGGGACACCTGACCATACTCATAGCCATTGTGCTGATTTTTGTGAAGCCATTTCCTCTGTAATGTCTCCAAGTGATAATAATTTTAGCATCTGTTAATAGGTGGCAACATTTCTGGACAAAATGGCAACCTTTGCTGGCATGTCAGCCTGTCCTCATGGCACCCCAAGTCATATGACTCAAAATGGCTGAACCAAAGCTTGGATATCATGTCATcaacataattttttgtattaaatAGACCTCTTCTGTTAAATATTTAAGATGACATATTAACattattgtaactttattaaaGCCTTGGGCTAAAAAAGTCtcagaaatgtaatatatgttAAATTGAATTGAGCAACACATTATCATGCCTTAACAGCAAATAGCTTACTAAAGCTTTGCGCAGAAGGAAGATTTTACTCAATTAGCCTGTTTTCCCTTTCAGTGCGCCATAATAAACTTGTCCTCTTACCAGTGGGCCCAGCAGCTAGGCTTTACTAAATTTCCTACAGGCTTTCTTTGACACCtgttgttctctctttctcacttctTCCCCTCTGCAGGCGACGAGACACGGCAGAGGGTTAAGTTCACAGAGGACCGGGTCTGCAAAAGCCACCTGCTCAACTGCTGTCCTCATGACATCCTCTCAGGAACAGTGAGTATGGGCCAGAAAGACCCAGTGTCTTTTTCCCTAACtactttctatttttattttctgtacacACATTCTATGtgccttatatattttttagaatcACTTTTAGAAAACACAGCAACGGTGCAAAAAAGGTTTTCTGATCGGATTAGACCAAGATATGCATTTTTGGACTAACAGGAAACAATGCTGTTTGGCACTGATCTCCCTAAGAACACAGTCTTCATTGATGGCAGCATtatgttatggggatgcttttcgtCTGCAGTGACCAGAGAACTTATTTGAAGCTGTATATGGTTCCAAAGGTTGCTCTACTAAATATTGACTTAGAGGTGAATGCCTATTTTGTATGTCTATGCCATATACAGAcgataaacaaattaaataaaaaaatgcttgaCCCCTAAAGTAAGGGGTTCTGGGGGCTCTGTTATGCCGTGGGGGGCATTATCCTGAGATGGTTTTGGTCCACTTGTCCCCTTATGCCTTGTTTCCACTTTTGCCAAACACTGTTGTTTTACCCAGAAGTcattgtttccattgacacgggcCAGCGCCAGTGGGGCCACTAGGCAGTGGTCGAGTAGCCCGGCTCTAACTTGGTGCAaagccccggactttaggacttagggcggggtttggctacgatgccattgactctaTAGAAAAACAGAGCACTGAGACTTTGCCTGCtgaacctataacaacacaaaattacctcagaattatcagaaatccttctattaaaggtatatatttctgacaaaatacttattcaactaaataatgaatacagtgGCTTACTTTTGCAGTGTTATGGCTcacgagtgtaggtggagaaggagccagtTGCAGGAGTTTGAAGAAGTAATTAGTTTAATTATTAggattatattattattaagaaaTTAGTTCGTTTATAATATAGCATTTGGAACTAATAATAAAACTGAGCATGGcattactgtttattttattttaataccaGAAAATatcagcttttattttttgtaaccgGGAAAAACTAATTgtgttgatagtttactcctccctccccacctgagccccttaactccttggtaccaaatgtatagtggaaacagaaacGTCTAGAGCCAATAGTAGCATAAATTgccggtgtagccctggtactgGGGTAAAGCACCAATGGAAATGTGGCATTAGAGGGAAGGGTCACTGCAAATCATAAAGTTATTCTGAGTGATCATGTTTATCCTATAGTGAAACATTTCTATCCTGAGGGGAGTGGTCTCTTCCAGGAGGACGATGCCCCCATCCACGGGGTACTGAATGGTTTGAGTATGAAAATGTGAATCTTACGCTATGGCCTTCACATTCCCCAGATCACAACCCAGTTGAACACCTATGGGACATTTTGGACTGACATGTTAGCGCTTtctaccaccatcatcaaaacaccacatGAGGAACTATATTGTAGTTGAGCTGCAGATACTTTATGCCAAGGTGCATTGAAGCGGTTCTGGTAGCTTGTGCTTTCCCGACatgttatgttgtttttattctttcATTTGTAACCTGTTTATAGTTAGAGTTCTTGATCTGTTGCATTTAATCTTCCTTTCAGCGAATGGACTTGGGTGAGTGCGCCAAGACACATGACTTTGCTCTTCGGGCTGACTATGACATTGCCTCGAAGGAGAGAGACATGTTCTTTGAACTGGATGTAAGTATGACTATGGGTTTGCCATTTTTCTTTATAGCAGGGGCCTTACTGTTATTGTCCAGGCAGCAGCTACTTGTGAACATAGTATTTTCCGTTGCTCAGGCACCTTCATAACTTTGCTTTCAACCcaagtgtttttttatgtgtaaCTGCTTGTCCCTCCTGGCTCAGGCGGTGGATCACCTGGAGTCCTTCATCGCAGATTGTGACAGGAGGacagagctggccaagaagaggcTGGTCGAGACTCAGGATGAAATTAGCGCTGAGGTGGCTGAGAAGGTGAGACGTTGCTCGTTGTTTTGCTGAGGAACTGCTTGTTTGTTTGACCTTTTAAGGAGATGGGGAAGTTATGTTGCTCAGTGCTCATGTTTTGTGTGTACAGGCAGAAAAGGTGCACGAGCTGAACGAGGATATcgggaagttgttggccaacgCGGAGCAGCTTGGTGCAGATGGCAATGTGGAGGAGGCCCAGAAAGTCCTGCAGGAAGTGGAGAAAGTGCGCAACAAGAAAAGAGATGCAGAGGTACAAGGCTGAGGATCCCATTAAAACCCCTCTATAAAAAAGTTACACTAGCCAATAGGGGTGTAACCGTATGCCTAACCTACGGTATGAATTGTGGTTTTAGGGTCACTGTTCAGTACGTTTTGGTTtgtgcaaaaatgtattattctttTGCCAAATTAACTAAACTGACCAATTCAGGAAGAATATTTAATGGATAATACACGacacaatatacatttaaaataaagtgtaataTGTAAACATGGCAGAATAATTTTTTACAATCATACTGTGGGTACTACGCCTGTTTGCTGAAACTGTCTATTCTATTCCCATGTACAGGCGCCCATCctaggccacacacacacacacccaccaatTGCTCTTGTCAGTTCTAAAGAATGATTCAGTTTAACGATTcactacaaaaatacaaattactTGAGTCAGTAAAATGAGTCTTCAAGAACTAATCAGTGCAAACACTAGTGTCAGGTTTGAGGTGTTAGCAGCTGGGTAGGCTACTTTTGTGAATTGGAGATATAAATTAAGCTGTAGAACTCTACAATGTTGGTTTATCAATAGTCTATTCAGCTGTTCAAGTTTGTCTCACAAGTCTTCCAACAGCAAAGTTCCAACAAGTATTATAATTTCAGTTAGAATGTGCGCGAAGGCTGTTGTTTAATCAGAATAGcctaataatgtgttttttctcaGCTCATTCATTCAACACAGTGTAGCTAGTGTAGCtagtttttcaatttttttttcaaatgtattcattcgGGTTTACGTGTGAACTGTAAAGAGTCACATGTACTGGATGGTTATGAATACATTTACCATTACAGCCCTACTAGGCCAATAAAACTGTTCTTCAAACACTAGTTACCATACTGTATGCCATCATAGTGTAAAGTGTCTTCTTGGCATATTTGAGCGCATTGTAATTATTAGTATTATAACAATTCTTGATACTTATGTAGCTTTTTTCAAGGTCCCAAAGTTGCTTTAGAAactttctgtgtctctcatAGGATGAGTACCGGAACTCCATGCCTGCCTCCAGCTTTCAGCAGCAGAAGCTTCGAGTGTGTGAAGTTTGCTCCGCCTACCTGGGACTACATGACAACGATCGTCGCCTGGCTGACCACTTTGGCGGGAAGCTTCACCTTGGATTTATTCAGATCCGAGAGAAGCTGCAACAGCTCAAGGTGTGTCTGGATTCaacattatttgtttgttttgtctgaTGACCTTGTTTATAAC
This is a stretch of genomic DNA from Esox lucius isolate fEsoLuc1 chromosome 11, fEsoLuc1.pri, whole genome shotgun sequence. It encodes these proteins:
- the LOC105006449 gene encoding putative RNA-binding protein Luc7-like 1 isoform X2 gives rise to the protein MAALLILQGSCRKASCSSSRDETRQRVKFTEDRVCKSHLLNCCPHDILSGTRMDLGECAKTHDFALRADYDIASKERDMFFELDAVDHLESFIADCDRRTELAKKRLVETQDEISAEVAEKAEKVHELNEDIGKLLANAEQLGADGNVEEAQKVLQEVEKVRNKKRDAEDEYRNSMPASSFQQQKLRVCEVCSAYLGLHDNDRRLADHFGGKLHLGFIQIREKLQQLKKTVLEKQEKRNQDRLKRREEREKEEKMLMMKKRTRSPSQEKKRSRSGERRKQHSHSPSREQQRSHSRDHGERERERERRRRHRSRSASKGNRHSRERSRDQKRHSKHSSSRDRSGDRDKKKSSSSLRLA
- the LOC105006449 gene encoding putative RNA-binding protein Luc7-like 1 isoform X1, which produces MSAQAQMRALLDQLMGTSRDGDETRQRVKFTEDRVCKSHLLNCCPHDILSGTRMDLGECAKTHDFALRADYDIASKERDMFFELDAVDHLESFIADCDRRTELAKKRLVETQDEISAEVAEKAEKVHELNEDIGKLLANAEQLGADGNVEEAQKVLQEVEKVRNKKRDAEDEYRNSMPASSFQQQKLRVCEVCSAYLGLHDNDRRLADHFGGKLHLGFIQIREKLQQLKKTVLEKQEKRNQDRLKRREEREKEEKMLMMKKRTRSPSQEKKRSRSGERRKQHSHSPSREQQRSHSRDHGERERERERRRRHRSRSASKGNRHSRERSRDQKRHSKHSSSRDRSGDRDKKKSSSSLRLA